The bacterium genome contains the following window.
GCACCGTCACATGATTCGCTCGCCCGCTTCTTTTGAGCGCACGAGACACGGGTTCCGCTTGTATCAGGTCACCGAGGCGAGTTATCGCGATTAGAAGGACTTTAGACATCACTCGATGGCTTGCTTTTCGATTCCCCAGCGCCGGAATTCACGCATCAACAGCAGTAGCAATTCAGGTCGGGTAAGGTTCCGAGTACCTGCCGGAATTTTGGCAGTTAAATCGTCCAAGCGCGCCGGGCTTTCGTCTTTGAACTGCGACAGAAAGGTAAGCATTTCCCGATCACCCAGGGCCACTGCTTTTAGATCAGCAATTGTCGGATGAGAGATTCTCTGACTCAGTGCTGAGCTACCAAGACCCATGCAAGTCAGCGCGTCTGACATTCTATGGACATAGGTGTGTTCCGCCAAAACCCTGCGCATGCCGGCAGTCGCAATTTCGGACCGTGCGGCCGGGTGAACGGCGTAGAAATGCATCGCGTCGCGCAGCTCCTTAATGGAATCCACCGCGATCAGCTCCTTTCCGAGTTCAAAGTGTCTGCCCAGCGGAGCTTGAGTATTGACAATCTGAAACGCACCGCATGCCGCAATCTCAAAGGTTCGAGGATTTACAAAATCGCCCCGCTCGAGAATTGTGCCCGAGACGCTGCTGTGAAGATTAATGTTCACCTCTGTCGAGTTATAGATGAGACAAGTCTCCTCTGGCGTCACGCGCCTACCGCCTTCCTGAACTTTGCCCTGCCAGTCCTTTGGCCAATCGTTGCCCCAGATCTTGAAATCCTTGTCATCCAACTGATCGAACAGTGCAACACGATTTGGATAACCAGCACCGACGAACGAATAGCGCGAACCAAAGCGACGCCTCTCCGCCTCTGTCACTCGAACAACCCGGTGCACTTCGGGGTTAGCCGCAGATGGCAAATATCTTACGACGCGTGCACCTGACGCCTCTATCACTCTTTCTGCCTCACCGTCTTGGATCGTGAAGAAGTAATCAAACTCTGAGGCCAGATGTTCCCAGTAGTTAAAACGCTGTATGTCTTCAACAAACCAAAAGGCCGTCCTTATACCCGCCTCGCGCAACTTCCTCAAGCTCGCTGCCGTGACAGGTGACTGAGCAGTGTACCACACCAAGTCTGCCTTTCGGTTTACAGCTGTCACCACAGCAAGCTCCGCGAGTAGTGTCGCGACGGCACCTTGCAAGGACCTGCGAGTAGC
Protein-coding sequences here:
- a CDS encoding glycosyltransferase, whose amino-acid sequence is MIRLAKNRSRSSASLRIVLPTPLYGGSLPIAYHAADAFRKLGHTVELMALDNHYALYALCGEEARDTATRRSLQGAVATLLAELAVVTAVNRKADLVWYTAQSPVTAASLRKLREAGIRTAFWFVEDIQRFNYWEHLASEFDYFFTIQDGEAERVIEASGARVVRYLPSAANPEVHRVVRVTEAERRRFGSRYSFVGAGYPNRVALFDQLDDKDFKIWGNDWPKDWQGKVQEGGRRVTPEETCLIYNSTEVNINLHSSVSGTILERGDFVNPRTFEIAACGAFQIVNTQAPLGRHFELGKELIAVDSIKELRDAMHFYAVHPAARSEIATAGMRRVLAEHTYVHRMSDALTCMGLGSSALSQRISHPTIADLKAVALGDREMLTFLSQFKDESPARLDDLTAKIPAGTRNLTRPELLLLLMREFRRWGIEKQAIE